The stretch of DNA TGCCACTCATCTGCGCGTCACCTGGAACGACGCCGACGACACCACCGGCGCGGGGCTCCAGGGCGCGGCGCTCTACATGCGCACCGAGCAGGGCCCGTTCGTCCAGGTCGGCACGGTGCCTTCGACCAGCAACTCGCTCGACCTGTCGGTGACGAACGGGCACACCTATGGCTTCTACTCGCTGGCTTCGGACAACGCCGGGAACCTCGAGCCCTCGAAGACCCACGCCGAGGCGACGATCACGGTGGGCAGCACCGGAGATGTGCCGGTGCAGAAGCCGGCGGTCACTCTGCTGCGCCAAAACTACCCGAATCCGTTCAGCGGCTCGACCACACTTTGGTTCGATCTCGCCACCACCGAAACAGTCTCGTTGGAAGTGTTCGACATCCAGGGACGCAGCATCGCGAAACCTCTGGACGGGAAACTGATGCAGGCCGGCAGCTACCGGATTCCGCTCCACTCGCTGTCGGCCGGGCCCGGGGTCTACTTCTACCGGCTGCGCGCCGGTCGCTTCGAGCAGTCCCGCAAGCTCGTCATGCTGAAGTAGCGCCGGCTCCCCGATGACGTCCCTTCGAGCAGGACGTATGCTCGCTCGCATGCGTTCCGCTCGCCCGACGCTTGCCATCTGTTCGTGGCTGGCCGCGGCCCTCCTGCCCGGTGCCGCGCACGCGGCCTGGCAGCGATTCCAGGCGTCGGCCGGGGGCCTCGCCGACAACCAGATCTACTCGATTTCGGAAGATCCCCGAGGCGGGCTGTGGTTCGGCACCGGCCAGCACGAGGCCGACCATTTCGATGGGGTGAGCTGGACCGCGGTCAATGACTCCCTGCCGTCCGGGAGCGTCGACGCGGTGCTCGAGGATCACGGCGGCCGGCAATGGTTCGGAATGTCGACCGGTGGGCTGGCGATGTTCGATGGCCGCCGCTGGAGCCGCTACAGCGCCACGGCCGGCAATTTCCTGAGCGATCATGTGGGCGCCATCCTCGAAGACCACCGGGGCGATCTGTGGTTCGGCACCAGCAACGGGCTCGCGCGTTACGAGCCCACGACGAATCGCTGGTCCACGTTCACCGCCACGCCGGGCGCGCTGGTCTCGAACTCCATCACGCGCCTGTTCGAGGACGATGCGCGCCAGCTCTGGATCGCCACCATCCAGGGTGTGAACGAGTTGGATTCCACGCGCACCTCTTGGACCCGATACGTCGAAACTCCCGGCGCGCTCGAACAGGATTCGGTGATCGCGGTGTGCCAGGACCGCCACGGCGCGATGTGGTTCGGAACCACACAGGGCGTGTACGTGCTGGACGGCGGTTCGTGGCGGCATCTGTCGGGTATCAACGGCCTGCCGAACGACATCGTGCTGTCGTTGGCGCGCGACAGCACCGGACGCATGTGGATGGGCGGCGCCGACGGCGTGGTGCACACCGACGGCGCGTCGAATCGCTCCGACCGCCTGACATCGGACGGCCAGGTCATCGGCCCGGTGCAGTCGCTGATCGTGGATTCGTCGGGGAACCTGTGGCTGGGCGGCGGCACTTACAACTTCCTGGCGACCCAGGCGCAGGGCCTGTTCCGCTACGACGGAGTGTCGTGGCGGAATTTCTTCTCCCCGAGCATCGTCGATTGTCCGCCGCGGCCGTCGCCGGGGATCCCCTATCAGAACGTCCTGGCCAGCAACTGTGTCGTCACCGGGCTGGTGGATCATGCCGGAGACCGCTGGTTTCCGACCACCTACGCGGGCATCGCCGAGCTGGACCATCACGAACACTGGTCGATCTGGCGGCGCGCCGGATCGCCGCTGCTCTCCGATACGCTGAGCGCCATCGCCGAGGACGGCGCTCACGCGCTATGGTTCGGCTCGCCTTCGGCGGGCATCTCGAGCGTGGACTCCACGCGCACGCAATGGAGCGCGTTTGGCCAGGCCGATGGGCTCGCTTCCAATTCGGTGACCACGCTGTTCGTGGATCACGCCGGCGACCTGTGGGCGGGCTGTGCCGGTGGCGTCAGCCGGCGGAATGGCGGCCTGTGGAGCAACTTCCTCACCGGCGGTTTCCCGATCACCGTGCAGGCGATGGCCGAAGATGCCGCGCATCAGCTGTGGATTCAGACCGACGGCGGGCTCTATTCGATCGATGCCGCGCGCACCAGCTCGCGAGCCTGGAGCACCGCCGACGGGCTCGCCGACGACATCGTGACGGCGCTGCTCTCGACTTCCGACGGGTCGATGTGGTTCGGCACCGCGCGCGGGCTGTCGCGGCTCACGAGCGGTTCTTTCACCACGTGGAAGAACTTCGGCGTTCCGGGCGACAGCTCGGTTTCCGCGCTGGGGTCCGACGCGGCCGGCAATGTAGTCGTGGGTACGAACCGTGACGTCTCGGTGTTCGGCGGCGGCGGCTGGAACCCGATCGGCACCACGCAGATCGATCATCCCACCACGATGTTCGCGACCGACAGTGGTGGCATCCTCTGGGCTTTCTCCAACGCCCGCGCCGACTACTTCGACGGGCGAGGCTGGCGCTTCGTTGACGGCCAGGGCGGAGGGCTCGCCGCCAACGCCACCAACTCGACGTTCGAGGACGCGCTGCTCAGCCGCTGGTTCCCGAGTTACAACGGGCTCGCCGAGTACCAGCCGGACCGCGTCGCCCCGCAGACCGTGTTCGTGAACAGGCCGCCGTCGCTCTCGGCGTCGCGCAGCGCGTCGTTCGTCTACGGCGCCGCCTACGGAGAAGTGGCCGACGTCGACTATTCCTACTCGTGGGATGGAGCGAGCGGGTCGCCGTTCTCGTCGCAAACCACCTTCAACATCTCGGGCGTTCCCGACGGGATTCACACCTTCCAGGTGCGCGCGCGCGACTGGTTCAACAACGTCGACCCGACGCCGGCCGCGTTCACGTTCGAAGTGGACGCGACGCCACCGCCCGCGCAGATCTCGTTCCCGGTGTTCAGCCAGCCGGTGCGCGGACAGATCTCGATCACCGGTACCGCCGCCGATCCACGCTTTCACGACTACACGGTGATGGTGCGCGCGGCCGGCGGGCCGGCGTGGGGCGCTCCCGGTACGATCACGCTGACTTCCTCGCTCGCGCCGGTCTCCGCCGGAACGCTGGCGCAGTGGAACACCACGACGCTCCCCGACGGCGACTACGAGCTTCGCCTCGCGGTCACCGACACGATTGGTCTGGTGGGCATCGCGACCCTGACCGTGGTGGTGGACAACGTCGCGCCGTTCGCCAACGTCACCTCGCCGGTGCGGCTGGTGGCGCGCGACGGGGGAGACGTCTACACCACCCATGCCGAGGCGCACCTCTATTTCCCGCCCAACGCCTTCGACGCCGATCCGCTGGTCACGGTGGACTCGACGGCGGCGGCTCCGGATACGATTCCGGGCGCCGGTATTCGCGCCGGGCCAGCGTGGACGATCGGCTGGACCGGCGCGCAGATGAGGAAGTCGGGCGTGCTGGAATTGCGGCCGTGGGTTCCCGGCGGCGCGCAGGTCTGGCGCGACGACGGCGCAGCCGGATGGACGCATCTCGGCGGCACGGCTCAGTCGAATGGGGCCGTGGCGCTCGATCTCGCCTCGCCGGGCCGCTACGCGCTGATCCAGGGAGGCGCCGCTTCGTCACAGGGCGGCAACGTATCCAACCTCACGCTCACACCGCGAGCGTTCTCGCCCAATGGCCATTTTGCCTCGACCGACGTCTCGATCGGCTTCACGCTGGCGCGGCCCGGCGACTATTCCGTCAAGCTCTACAACCGCGCGGGTCGCATGGTGCGCTCGGTGGCGCGCAACGCTGCCGGGACGGCCGGCGCCAACCTGGTGCGCTGGGACGGGAAGAACGACGACGGCGGCGTTGTCGATCCCGGTCTCTACATCGTGACCGTCGAGGCGCTGGGCGAGACCCGCACGCAGACCGTGGGCGTGGTGCGATGAATCGGCGAGCACGCATCGGCCTCGCGCTGCTCGGCGCCTTCCTGGCGCTCGCCTCGGCGCGCCCGGGCGCCGCCGGTCCCAGCGATCAGGTG from Candidatus Sulfotelmatobacter sp. encodes:
- a CDS encoding T9SS type A sorting domain-containing protein translates to ATHLRVTWNDADDTTGAGLQGAALYMRTEQGPFVQVGTVPSTSNSLDLSVTNGHTYGFYSLASDNAGNLEPSKTHAEATITVGSTGDVPVQKPAVTLLRQNYPNPFSGSTTLWFDLATTETVSLEVFDIQGRSIAKPLDGKLMQAGSYRIPLHSLSAGPGVYFYRLRAGRFEQSRKLVMLK
- a CDS encoding two-component regulator propeller domain-containing protein; the protein is MRSARPTLAICSWLAAALLPGAAHAAWQRFQASAGGLADNQIYSISEDPRGGLWFGTGQHEADHFDGVSWTAVNDSLPSGSVDAVLEDHGGRQWFGMSTGGLAMFDGRRWSRYSATAGNFLSDHVGAILEDHRGDLWFGTSNGLARYEPTTNRWSTFTATPGALVSNSITRLFEDDARQLWIATIQGVNELDSTRTSWTRYVETPGALEQDSVIAVCQDRHGAMWFGTTQGVYVLDGGSWRHLSGINGLPNDIVLSLARDSTGRMWMGGADGVVHTDGASNRSDRLTSDGQVIGPVQSLIVDSSGNLWLGGGTYNFLATQAQGLFRYDGVSWRNFFSPSIVDCPPRPSPGIPYQNVLASNCVVTGLVDHAGDRWFPTTYAGIAELDHHEHWSIWRRAGSPLLSDTLSAIAEDGAHALWFGSPSAGISSVDSTRTQWSAFGQADGLASNSVTTLFVDHAGDLWAGCAGGVSRRNGGLWSNFLTGGFPITVQAMAEDAAHQLWIQTDGGLYSIDAARTSSRAWSTADGLADDIVTALLSTSDGSMWFGTARGLSRLTSGSFTTWKNFGVPGDSSVSALGSDAAGNVVVGTNRDVSVFGGGGWNPIGTTQIDHPTTMFATDSGGILWAFSNARADYFDGRGWRFVDGQGGGLAANATNSTFEDALLSRWFPSYNGLAEYQPDRVAPQTVFVNRPPSLSASRSASFVYGAAYGEVADVDYSYSWDGASGSPFSSQTTFNISGVPDGIHTFQVRARDWFNNVDPTPAAFTFEVDATPPPAQISFPVFSQPVRGQISITGTAADPRFHDYTVMVRAAGGPAWGAPGTITLTSSLAPVSAGTLAQWNTTTLPDGDYELRLAVTDTIGLVGIATLTVVVDNVAPFANVTSPVRLVARDGGDVYTTHAEAHLYFPPNAFDADPLVTVDSTAAAPDTIPGAGIRAGPAWTIGWTGAQMRKSGVLELRPWVPGGAQVWRDDGAAGWTHLGGTAQSNGAVALDLASPGRYALIQGGAASSQGGNVSNLTLTPRAFSPNGHFASTDVSIGFTLARPGDYSVKLYNRAGRMVRSVARNAAGTAGANLVRWDGKNDDGGVVDPGLYIVTVEALGETRTQTVGVVR